The following are encoded together in the Salvia hispanica cultivar TCC Black 2014 chromosome 6, UniMelb_Shisp_WGS_1.0, whole genome shotgun sequence genome:
- the LOC125194280 gene encoding proline-rich receptor-like protein kinase PERK3 isoform X2: MGGEIEKVVVIQTCIDLSWSEMKWMLNALPINPGDEIIFLGVLQLTNSSTSSFLSAAKLLGYKGKEDPHVNGSMRKFMEDERRKKKEEYSQNSGIIKLQEKLQSEKKVKVKVEVAVCTSRRVAAVRAVKRLGATCMILDREMKKEKQYFMDRVSCGISTMKSNNTIVQLRGPIIRHVSYDEMIPSYSWEHISPTSDQTLHTSSIYSTTISTNSTSCSTSKENRTPKNEANGLIYNHHKFVADPICSHCNSQRPRTGSHMEFSYEELDEATGGFSEENFISEGGFGLVFKGRLKDGRKVAVKKLKATSLQGEKEFKSEVHLLSQAKHQNVVMLLGSCTQGTHRLLVYEFICNGSLEDNLSGECKPLNWEQRMKIARGAARGLAYLHERSIVHRDMRPGNILITHDYEALLGDFGLAKEDDGTGANSGGVVGTLGYVAPEYAESGKMSDKTDVYSFGVVLLQLITGLRTTDEIPGGKSLVGWAKPLLEAKNYPKLIDSRILECHDVHQLFWMVLAADSCLKQDPHHRITMKQVLNYLNCNKEGNTNFIIDLSN, from the exons ATG GGAGGTGAGATTGAGAAGGTGGTGGTGATCCAAACATGTATAGATTTGAGTTGGAGTGAGATGAAATGGATGCTCAATGCTTTGCCCATAAATCCTGGAGATGAGATCATATTTCTTGGAGTTCTCCAACTCACTAATTCTTCTACTTCCTCTTTCCTTTCTGCTGCTAAACTTT TGGGATACAAGGGCAAAGAGGATCCACATGTAAATGGTTCGATGAGAAAATTTATGGAGGACGAAAGACgaaagaagaaggaagaatACAGTCAAAACAGTGGGATCATCAAGCTGCAAGAGAAGCTTCAATCAGAGAAAAAG GTGAAAGTGAAGGTGGAGGTAGCCGTTTGTACGTCTCGTAGGGTAGCTGCAGTTAGAGCTGTGAAAAGGTTGGGAGCCACTTGTATGATTCTAGACAG ggagatgaagaaagagaaGCAATACTTCATGGATAGAGTGTCATGTGGGATCTCAACTATGAAGAGCAACAACACCATTGTTCAACTCCGAGGTCCCATCATTCGACATGTCTCATACGACGAGATGATACCTTCTTACTCGTGGGAACACATCTCTCCCACAAGTGATCAAACCCTTCACACTTCAtccatatatagtactactattagtaCTAATTCAACTTCTTGTTCCACATCAAAGGAAAACAGAACTCCCAAGAATGAAGCAAATGGATTAATATACAACCACCACAAGTTTGTTGCTGATCCGATCTGCTCCCATTGCAACAGCCAACGGCCTAGAACCGGGAGCCACATGGAGTTCAGCTATGAAGAGCTTGATGAGGCGACAGGCGGCTTCTCAGAGGAGAACTTCATATCGGAAGGCGGATTCGGGCTGGTTTTCAAAGGGAGGCTCAAGGACGGGCGGAAGGTGGCCGTGAAGAAACTCAAGGCCACAAGCCTTCAAGGGGAGAAAGAGTTCAAGAGTGAAGTTCACTTACTGAGCCAAGCAAAGCACCAGAATGTGGTGATGCTGTTGGGATCTTGCACGCAGGGAACTCACAGACTCCTCGTCTATGAGTTCATCTGCAACGGCTCCTTGGAGGACAACTTGTCGGGCGAATGCAAGCCTCTCAACTGGGAGCAGAGGATGAAGATCGCAAGGGGGGCCGCCAGGGGGCTGGCCTATCTGCACGAACGCAGCATTGTGCACCGGGACATGAGGCCGGGGAACATACTCATCACTCATGACTATGAAGCACTG TTGGGGGATTTCGGGCTGGCGAAGGAGGATGATGGGACCGGGGCTAACTCGGGTGGGGTAGTGGGGACGCTTGGATATGTGGCGCCGGAATATGCGGAATCCGGCAAGATGTCAGACAAAACAGATGTGTACTCATTTGGGGTGGTGCTGTTGCAGCTTATCACTGGCCTCAGAACTACTGATGAGATTCCAGGTGGAAAGAGTCTAGTGGGATGG GCAAAGCCACTTTTGGAAGCAAAAAACTATCCAAAACTCATAGATTCAAGGATTTTGGAGTGCCATGATGTCCACCAGCTATTTTGGATGGTGCTTGCTGCTGACAGCTGTCTCAAACAAGATCCTCATCACAGGATCACTATGAAACAG GTACTCAATTACTTGAACTGCAATAAAGAAGGCAACACCAACTTCATTATTGACTTATCTAATTGA
- the LOC125194280 gene encoding proline-rich receptor-like protein kinase PERK3 isoform X1: MSKGGEIEKVVVIQTCIDLSWSEMKWMLNALPINPGDEIIFLGVLQLTNSSTSSFLSAAKLLGYKGKEDPHVNGSMRKFMEDERRKKKEEYSQNSGIIKLQEKLQSEKKVKVKVEVAVCTSRRVAAVRAVKRLGATCMILDREMKKEKQYFMDRVSCGISTMKSNNTIVQLRGPIIRHVSYDEMIPSYSWEHISPTSDQTLHTSSIYSTTISTNSTSCSTSKENRTPKNEANGLIYNHHKFVADPICSHCNSQRPRTGSHMEFSYEELDEATGGFSEENFISEGGFGLVFKGRLKDGRKVAVKKLKATSLQGEKEFKSEVHLLSQAKHQNVVMLLGSCTQGTHRLLVYEFICNGSLEDNLSGECKPLNWEQRMKIARGAARGLAYLHERSIVHRDMRPGNILITHDYEALLGDFGLAKEDDGTGANSGGVVGTLGYVAPEYAESGKMSDKTDVYSFGVVLLQLITGLRTTDEIPGGKSLVGWAKPLLEAKNYPKLIDSRILECHDVHQLFWMVLAADSCLKQDPHHRITMKQVLNYLNCNKEGNTNFIIDLSN; the protein is encoded by the exons ATGTCAAAGGGAGGTGAGATTGAGAAGGTGGTGGTGATCCAAACATGTATAGATTTGAGTTGGAGTGAGATGAAATGGATGCTCAATGCTTTGCCCATAAATCCTGGAGATGAGATCATATTTCTTGGAGTTCTCCAACTCACTAATTCTTCTACTTCCTCTTTCCTTTCTGCTGCTAAACTTT TGGGATACAAGGGCAAAGAGGATCCACATGTAAATGGTTCGATGAGAAAATTTATGGAGGACGAAAGACgaaagaagaaggaagaatACAGTCAAAACAGTGGGATCATCAAGCTGCAAGAGAAGCTTCAATCAGAGAAAAAG GTGAAAGTGAAGGTGGAGGTAGCCGTTTGTACGTCTCGTAGGGTAGCTGCAGTTAGAGCTGTGAAAAGGTTGGGAGCCACTTGTATGATTCTAGACAG ggagatgaagaaagagaaGCAATACTTCATGGATAGAGTGTCATGTGGGATCTCAACTATGAAGAGCAACAACACCATTGTTCAACTCCGAGGTCCCATCATTCGACATGTCTCATACGACGAGATGATACCTTCTTACTCGTGGGAACACATCTCTCCCACAAGTGATCAAACCCTTCACACTTCAtccatatatagtactactattagtaCTAATTCAACTTCTTGTTCCACATCAAAGGAAAACAGAACTCCCAAGAATGAAGCAAATGGATTAATATACAACCACCACAAGTTTGTTGCTGATCCGATCTGCTCCCATTGCAACAGCCAACGGCCTAGAACCGGGAGCCACATGGAGTTCAGCTATGAAGAGCTTGATGAGGCGACAGGCGGCTTCTCAGAGGAGAACTTCATATCGGAAGGCGGATTCGGGCTGGTTTTCAAAGGGAGGCTCAAGGACGGGCGGAAGGTGGCCGTGAAGAAACTCAAGGCCACAAGCCTTCAAGGGGAGAAAGAGTTCAAGAGTGAAGTTCACTTACTGAGCCAAGCAAAGCACCAGAATGTGGTGATGCTGTTGGGATCTTGCACGCAGGGAACTCACAGACTCCTCGTCTATGAGTTCATCTGCAACGGCTCCTTGGAGGACAACTTGTCGGGCGAATGCAAGCCTCTCAACTGGGAGCAGAGGATGAAGATCGCAAGGGGGGCCGCCAGGGGGCTGGCCTATCTGCACGAACGCAGCATTGTGCACCGGGACATGAGGCCGGGGAACATACTCATCACTCATGACTATGAAGCACTG TTGGGGGATTTCGGGCTGGCGAAGGAGGATGATGGGACCGGGGCTAACTCGGGTGGGGTAGTGGGGACGCTTGGATATGTGGCGCCGGAATATGCGGAATCCGGCAAGATGTCAGACAAAACAGATGTGTACTCATTTGGGGTGGTGCTGTTGCAGCTTATCACTGGCCTCAGAACTACTGATGAGATTCCAGGTGGAAAGAGTCTAGTGGGATGG GCAAAGCCACTTTTGGAAGCAAAAAACTATCCAAAACTCATAGATTCAAGGATTTTGGAGTGCCATGATGTCCACCAGCTATTTTGGATGGTGCTTGCTGCTGACAGCTGTCTCAAACAAGATCCTCATCACAGGATCACTATGAAACAG GTACTCAATTACTTGAACTGCAATAAAGAAGGCAACACCAACTTCATTATTGACTTATCTAATTGA
- the LOC125194280 gene encoding probable serine/threonine-protein kinase PBL5 isoform X3: MSKGGEIEKVVVIQTCIDLSWSEMKWMLNALPINPGDEIIFLGVLQLTNSSTSSFLSAAKLLGYKGKEDPHVNGSMRKFMEDERRKKKEEYSQNSGIIKLQEKLQSEKKVKVKVEVAVCTSRRVAAVRAVKREMKKEKQYFMDRVSCGISTMKSNNTIVQLRGPIIRHVSYDEMIPSYSWEHISPTSDQTLHTSSIYSTTISTNSTSCSTSKENRTPKNEANGLIYNHHKFVADPICSHCNSQRPRTGSHMEFSYEELDEATGGFSEENFISEGGFGLVFKGRLKDGRKVAVKKLKATSLQGEKEFKSEVHLLSQAKHQNVVMLLGSCTQGTHRLLVYEFICNGSLEDNLSGECKPLNWEQRMKIARGAARGLAYLHERSIVHRDMRPGNILITHDYEALLGDFGLAKEDDGTGANSGGVVGTLGYVAPEYAESGKMSDKTDVYSFGVVLLQLITGLRTTDEIPGGKSLVGWAKPLLEAKNYPKLIDSRILECHDVHQLFWMVLAADSCLKQDPHHRITMKQVLNYLNCNKEGNTNFIIDLSN; encoded by the exons ATGTCAAAGGGAGGTGAGATTGAGAAGGTGGTGGTGATCCAAACATGTATAGATTTGAGTTGGAGTGAGATGAAATGGATGCTCAATGCTTTGCCCATAAATCCTGGAGATGAGATCATATTTCTTGGAGTTCTCCAACTCACTAATTCTTCTACTTCCTCTTTCCTTTCTGCTGCTAAACTTT TGGGATACAAGGGCAAAGAGGATCCACATGTAAATGGTTCGATGAGAAAATTTATGGAGGACGAAAGACgaaagaagaaggaagaatACAGTCAAAACAGTGGGATCATCAAGCTGCAAGAGAAGCTTCAATCAGAGAAAAAG GTGAAAGTGAAGGTGGAGGTAGCCGTTTGTACGTCTCGTAGGGTAGCTGCAGTTAGAGCTGTGAAAAG ggagatgaagaaagagaaGCAATACTTCATGGATAGAGTGTCATGTGGGATCTCAACTATGAAGAGCAACAACACCATTGTTCAACTCCGAGGTCCCATCATTCGACATGTCTCATACGACGAGATGATACCTTCTTACTCGTGGGAACACATCTCTCCCACAAGTGATCAAACCCTTCACACTTCAtccatatatagtactactattagtaCTAATTCAACTTCTTGTTCCACATCAAAGGAAAACAGAACTCCCAAGAATGAAGCAAATGGATTAATATACAACCACCACAAGTTTGTTGCTGATCCGATCTGCTCCCATTGCAACAGCCAACGGCCTAGAACCGGGAGCCACATGGAGTTCAGCTATGAAGAGCTTGATGAGGCGACAGGCGGCTTCTCAGAGGAGAACTTCATATCGGAAGGCGGATTCGGGCTGGTTTTCAAAGGGAGGCTCAAGGACGGGCGGAAGGTGGCCGTGAAGAAACTCAAGGCCACAAGCCTTCAAGGGGAGAAAGAGTTCAAGAGTGAAGTTCACTTACTGAGCCAAGCAAAGCACCAGAATGTGGTGATGCTGTTGGGATCTTGCACGCAGGGAACTCACAGACTCCTCGTCTATGAGTTCATCTGCAACGGCTCCTTGGAGGACAACTTGTCGGGCGAATGCAAGCCTCTCAACTGGGAGCAGAGGATGAAGATCGCAAGGGGGGCCGCCAGGGGGCTGGCCTATCTGCACGAACGCAGCATTGTGCACCGGGACATGAGGCCGGGGAACATACTCATCACTCATGACTATGAAGCACTG TTGGGGGATTTCGGGCTGGCGAAGGAGGATGATGGGACCGGGGCTAACTCGGGTGGGGTAGTGGGGACGCTTGGATATGTGGCGCCGGAATATGCGGAATCCGGCAAGATGTCAGACAAAACAGATGTGTACTCATTTGGGGTGGTGCTGTTGCAGCTTATCACTGGCCTCAGAACTACTGATGAGATTCCAGGTGGAAAGAGTCTAGTGGGATGG GCAAAGCCACTTTTGGAAGCAAAAAACTATCCAAAACTCATAGATTCAAGGATTTTGGAGTGCCATGATGTCCACCAGCTATTTTGGATGGTGCTTGCTGCTGACAGCTGTCTCAAACAAGATCCTCATCACAGGATCACTATGAAACAG GTACTCAATTACTTGAACTGCAATAAAGAAGGCAACACCAACTTCATTATTGACTTATCTAATTGA
- the LOC125194281 gene encoding PRA1 family protein E-like — MLANSNSAAAAKPQLVSRARSLYAARRPWSLLLDVSSLSLPYSYAEATSRIRHNLNYFRVNYALIALIILFCGLVYHPLSMIVFLVVFMAWLWLYLCREDPVIALGRVVDDRVVLVALAVVTVVALALTHVGFNVLVALIVALVVCAAHAALRGTEDLFLDESDAAEGGLLSVVR, encoded by the coding sequence ATGCTCGCAAATTCCAattccgccgccgccgcaaaGCCGCAGCTAGTTTCCCGCGCCCGATCCCTCTACGCCGCGCGCCGGCCATGGAGCCTGCTCCTCGACGtctcctctctctccctcccCTACAGCTACGCCGAGGCCACGTCTCGAATCCGCCACAATTTGAACTACTTCCGCGTCAATTACGCCCTAATCGCCCTAATCATCCTCTTCTGCGGCCTCGTCTACCACCCGCTCTCCATGATCGTCTTCCTCGTGGTGTTCATGGCCTGGCTGTGGCTCTACCTGTGCCGCGAGGATCCGGTGATCGCTCTAGGCAGAGTTGTGGATGATCGCGTGGTTCTGGTGGCGCTGGCGGTGGTGACTGTGGTGGCGCTGGCGTTGACTCACGTCGGATTCAATGTGCTCGTCGCGCTGATTGTGGCGCTGGTGGTGTGCGCCGCCCACGCTGCCTTGAGAGGCACGgaggatttgtttttggacGAGAGCGACGCGGCGGAGGGCGGCCTGCTCTCGGTTGTGCGTTGA